A part of Aegilops tauschii subsp. strangulata cultivar AL8/78 chromosome 2, Aet v6.0, whole genome shotgun sequence genomic DNA contains:
- the LOC109772968 gene encoding 2-methylpropanoate--CoA ligase CCL4-like → MRSAAAMEKLGANPANSCPLTPLGFLERAATVFGDCPSLVYHGTVFTWSQTYRRCLRLASALSALGVSRRDVVSVLLPNVPAMYEAHFGVPMSGAVLNTINTRLDARTVAVLLRHSGSRLVFVDPVLVALLDDALCLLPPEHPAPRVVLVEDPHEKDQFPPASATDLTYERLLEMGDPEFKWVRPTSEWDPMVLNYTSGTTAAPKGVVHCHRGIFLVTMVSLVDWAVPPRPTFLWTLPMFHANGWSFPWGMAVGGGTNVCLRRVDAMDVYAAIADHGVTHLCGAPVVLAMLANPPEGVRKPLHRKVRIMTAGSPPPAAVLHRVEAMGFEVSHGYGLTETGGHVVSCAWKGEWNKLPASERARLKARQGVRTPGMAEVDIFDADTGRSVPRDGATMGEIVLRGGCVMLGYLNDSEATKAAIRDNGWFYTGDVGVMHPDGYLEIRDRSKDVIISGGENISSVEVESMLYGHPAVSEAAVVARPDEFWGETPCAFVTLKEGAAGAVTATEMIAWSRERMARYMVPKTVVFRGELPKTSTGKVQKYVLRKLAQEMGPTRRGSSSSSKM, encoded by the exons ATGCGCAGCGCAGCGGCCATGGAGAAGCTCGGCGCGAACCCGGCCAACTCCTGCCCGCTCACGCCGCTGGGCTTCCTGGAGCGTGCCGCCACCGTGTTCGGCGACTGCCCCTCCCTCGTCTACCACGGCACCGTCTTCACCTGGTCCCAGACCTACCGCCGCTGCCTCCGCCTCGCCTCCGCGCTCTCCGCCCTCGGCGTCTCCCGCCGCGACGTC GTGTCCGTGCTGCTGCCGAACGTGCCGGCCATGTACGAGGCGCACTTCGGCGTGCCCATGAGCGGCGCCGTGCTCAACACCATCAACACGCGCCTCGACGCGCGCACGGTCGCCGTCCTGCTCCGCCACTCCGGCTCCAGGCTCGTCTTCGTCGACCCGGTGCTGGTGGCGCTGCTCGACGACGCGCTCTGCCTCCTCCCGCCGGAGCACCCGGCCCCGCGCGTCGTGCTCGTCGAGGATCCCCACGAGAAGGATCAGTTCCCTCCGGCCTCGGCCACGGATCTTACGTACGAGAGGCTCCTCGAGATGGGGGATCCGGAGTTCAAGTGGGTCCGGCCGACCAGCGAGTGGGACCCGATGGTGCTCAACTACACCTCCGGCACCACGGCTGCGCCCAAGGGGGTCGTGCACTGCCACCGCGGAATCTTCTTGGTGACCATGGTGTCGCTCGTGGACTGGGCTGTGCCGCCGCGGCCGACGTTCCTGTGGACGCTGCCCATGTTCCACGCCAACGGGTGGAGCTTCCCCTGGGGAATGGCCGTCGGCGGCGGCACCAACGTCTGCCTCCGCCGTGTCGACGCCATGGATGTATACGCCGCCATTGCGGATCACGGGGTCACGCACCTCTGTGGCGCGCCCGTCGTGCTTGCAATGCTGGCCAACCCGCCGGAGGGTGTGCGCAAGCCTCTGCATAGGAAGGTGCGGATCATGACGGCCGGATCACCGCCGCCGGCCGCGGTGCTGCATCGCGTGGAGGCCATGGGCTTTGAGGTCAGCCATGGGTACGGGCTGACAGAGACTGGAGGTCACGTCGTGTCGTGCGCGTGGAAGGGCGAGTGGAACAAGCTGCCGGCGTCGGAGCGCGCGCGGCTCAAGGCGAGGCAGGGCGTGCGCACGCCCGGCATGGCCGAGGTGGACATCTTCGACGCCGACACAGGCCGCAGCGTGCCCCGGGACGGCGCCACCATGGGCGAGATCGTGCTCCGCGGCGGGTGCGTCATGCTGGGCTACCTCAACGACAGCGAGGCGACAAAGGCGGCGATCCGGGACAACGGGTGGTTCTACACGGGGGACGTGGGCGTGATGCACCCGGACGGTTACCTCGAGATCCGCGACCGGTCCAAGGACGTGATCATCAGCGGCGGCGAGAACATCAGCAGCGTGGAGGTGGAGTCGATGCTCTACGGCCACCCAGCGGTGAGcgaggcggcggtggtggcgcGGCCGGACGAGTTCTGGGGGGAGACACCGTGCGCGTTCGTGACCCTGAAGGAGGGCGCGGCAGGCGCGGTGACCGCGACCGAGATGATCGCGTGGAGCCGGGAGCGCATGGCGAGGTATATGGTGCCCAAGACCGTGGTATTCCGCGGCGAGCTGCCCAAGACGTCCACCGGCAAGGTCCAGAAGTACGTGCTCCGGAAGCTCGCCCAGGAGATGGGACCCACTCGCAGGggtagcagtagcagcagcaagATGTAG